The Methanomassiliicoccales archaeon genome has a window encoding:
- a CDS encoding glycosyltransferase: VSDNCSTDETPQVAEWAKQFGSFRYHRQEKNIGGGPNFYYCSNQLATGEYCWLIGDDDFVRKGAITRIVRIMKDHPDVDLFFTNLMHIDINELSKFKEPVSSAHFPDDLRRDGKNEREQMLDSFDQLVDPKISKVGLCAVQTSIFRRGLWVEESKHVTTSESDFSNVHTTYPHAVILARTMRNRKVFYVGDPLLVVGDGARDWEKEFPAVHIIRAIELLDLLESLGMNPKLIHKAKANIIMEYTPYILTLSFIKVGKGYKFLKYRESLAPYLGYKEFWLSFLLLPIYRLRYLI; this comes from the coding sequence CGTCTCTGATAACTGTTCAACGGATGAAACACCGCAGGTCGCGGAATGGGCAAAACAATTCGGATCTTTCCGATACCACCGTCAGGAAAAGAATATCGGAGGGGGACCAAACTTCTATTACTGCTCAAACCAACTGGCCACTGGAGAGTATTGTTGGCTCATAGGGGACGACGATTTTGTCAGGAAGGGGGCCATCACACGGATCGTTAGAATAATGAAAGACCATCCTGATGTCGATCTCTTCTTCACCAATCTGATGCATATAGACATAAATGAATTGAGCAAGTTCAAAGAACCGGTCAGCAGTGCCCATTTCCCTGATGATCTGAGACGGGATGGCAAGAACGAAAGGGAACAGATGCTTGATTCGTTTGATCAGCTGGTCGATCCCAAGATATCGAAGGTGGGCTTGTGCGCGGTCCAGACCTCGATATTCAGGAGGGGTCTGTGGGTGGAAGAGTCCAAGCACGTGACGACCTCAGAGTCCGACTTTAGCAATGTACATACCACCTATCCGCATGCGGTGATATTAGCCCGCACCATGAGAAACAGGAAGGTATTCTATGTAGGCGATCCCCTGCTCGTTGTGGGCGATGGGGCACGGGATTGGGAGAAAGAGTTCCCTGCGGTCCATATTATTCGGGCAATTGAACTGTTGGATCTCCTCGAGAGCCTCGGTATGAACCCGAAACTGATACATAAGGCCAAAGCCAATATTATCATGGAATATACACCATATATATTGACACTGTCCTTCATAAAAGTGGGTAAAGGATATAAATTCCTCAAGTACAGGGAATCATTGGCGCCCTACCTCGGATATAAGGAGTTCTGGCTATCATTCCTTCTTTTACCGATCTATCGGTTGCGCTATCTTATTTGA
- a CDS encoding oligosaccharide flippase family protein, whose product MIGRKSTLVFATTIVSSILGFIGLFFITRYLGTEIYGDITWILALIAAINAVSDLGFSSAHIKKISEGGDIDDCVSTFVMVKVILTTIMVALIAFLLLVMMVFGNANYTVEYLEIISLFVLYQVLCDLSLIATITFTARTEAVKSQLILLIDPVIRVPIIIIVCLFKGNEFEIAISYALAGIAVFSMALALIWSGEYHWTKPTLFRPYLRFALPLIVSMVITTLAYSIDKIFIRAFWGNTEVAYYSSGFALILIISGVGLAISQLTFPTFSKYFSKGMMEDIRRTTVQAERFVAMISFPMVAFLLIYPGNLTSLLYGQEWFLAGDSLRWLALATLLNIFNAAATSQILAVNRPDVSFRITVIYFFAFVIGLFLLVPNEIFGIHLPGLSYVGASLAYLISMLVGFILTRIAVLKLTGTRIERRMGLYAVVFAITTALLGILSVGLAVQQWYVLIAMFGVSYVVFWGCLFASGEMKKDDIRYMLDLVNVRKMGGYVSEELTGKK is encoded by the coding sequence TTGATTGGTAGAAAGTCCACGTTGGTATTCGCTACCACAATAGTATCCTCGATCCTTGGGTTCATCGGGCTCTTCTTCATCACCAGGTATCTAGGGACGGAAATCTACGGAGACATCACGTGGATTTTGGCTCTCATCGCGGCGATAAACGCGGTCTCTGATCTGGGGTTCTCCAGTGCGCATATCAAAAAGATATCCGAGGGTGGCGACATCGATGATTGCGTAAGTACATTCGTCATGGTCAAGGTCATCTTGACGACCATAATGGTGGCGCTTATCGCCTTTTTGCTCTTGGTCATGATGGTCTTCGGAAACGCAAATTATACCGTGGAATATTTGGAGATCATCTCGCTCTTCGTTCTCTATCAGGTTCTGTGCGATCTTTCCCTGATCGCAACAATCACGTTTACCGCAAGGACCGAGGCGGTCAAGTCGCAGTTGATCCTCCTCATCGATCCGGTCATTAGGGTGCCGATTATCATCATTGTCTGTCTCTTCAAAGGGAACGAGTTTGAAATCGCTATCTCCTATGCACTGGCCGGAATAGCGGTATTCTCTATGGCATTGGCACTGATATGGTCCGGTGAATATCATTGGACCAAGCCGACCCTGTTCCGGCCTTATCTCCGATTCGCCCTGCCCCTCATCGTAAGTATGGTGATAACAACCCTGGCATACAGCATCGACAAGATCTTCATCAGAGCCTTTTGGGGCAACACCGAGGTCGCATACTACTCGTCGGGATTCGCGCTCATACTGATAATCAGCGGGGTAGGGTTGGCGATCAGCCAACTGACGTTCCCAACCTTCTCCAAGTATTTCTCGAAGGGAATGATGGAAGACATCCGTCGAACCACCGTCCAGGCAGAAAGATTTGTGGCGATGATCTCTTTCCCCATGGTGGCGTTCTTGCTGATATACCCTGGGAACTTGACCTCCCTACTGTATGGCCAGGAATGGTTCTTGGCGGGCGATTCCCTCAGATGGTTGGCATTGGCCACTTTGTTGAACATATTCAATGCCGCGGCCACCTCCCAGATACTGGCGGTCAACCGCCCGGACGTTTCCTTCAGGATCACGGTCATATATTTCTTCGCTTTCGTGATCGGCCTGTTTCTTCTTGTACCGAATGAGATCTTCGGCATACATCTGCCAGGCCTTTCCTACGTGGGGGCATCCCTGGCCTATCTGATCTCGATGCTGGTCGGCTTCATCCTAACGAGAATCGCGGTCCTCAAGCTCACAGGGACAAGAATCGAGCGAAGAATGGGGCTATATGCGGTGGTATTCGCCATAACCACCGCCCTACTGGGTATCCTGAGCGTTGGGCTTGCTGTACAGCAATGGTACGTGCTCATCGCAATGTTCGGGGTCTCATATGTCGTCTTCTGGGGCTGTCTCTTCGCATCTGGTGAGATGAAAAAGGACGACATCCGTTACATGCTCGACCTTGTGAACGTAAGGAAGATGGGCGGATATGTGTCCGAGGAACTGACCGGTAAGAAGTGA
- a CDS encoding glycosyltransferase family 2 protein has product MNHAPGTVNSADLDVPMVSIIIPTFNRKKELLRLLGSIAKLDYPVSRLDVIVVDDHSQDGTMEEVKVTFPNVRTYRHDKERWVSAARNTGISNANGDYLLFIDDDNVMDPECVKNLISTFENPDNGKVGLSGPLMYYLKKPETIWCAGIRRNMLTSQTTFIGRNELDEGQFTSTTESDDFPNCFMISRESFAAAGPFDHVNFPISYEESDIARRINRAGFRILFNPAAKVWHDIEPPMPGQGRNRLFHLGGPLRAYYMARNRIIFHRKYSNRKHFAIFVISFLWLFTVFYLRIILLNSDKRAGERIRIASGYLRGVVDGLSNRVETPL; this is encoded by the coding sequence GTGAACCATGCTCCTGGCACGGTAAATTCTGCAGATCTAGATGTGCCCATGGTCTCAATCATAATCCCAACATTCAATAGGAAAAAGGAGCTCCTCAGGCTCCTCGGGTCTATCGCCAAACTTGATTATCCGGTCTCCCGGCTTGATGTCATCGTGGTGGACGATCATTCCCAGGATGGGACGATGGAGGAGGTCAAGGTAACTTTTCCTAATGTGCGAACCTATCGACATGACAAAGAGCGTTGGGTATCCGCTGCAAGGAACACTGGGATCTCGAACGCCAATGGTGACTATCTCCTTTTCATTGATGATGATAATGTCATGGACCCGGAGTGTGTCAAGAATCTCATCTCAACCTTTGAGAACCCGGACAATGGAAAGGTTGGCCTCAGCGGGCCATTAATGTATTATCTGAAAAAGCCCGAAACGATTTGGTGCGCTGGAATCAGAAGGAATATGCTGACCTCCCAAACGACCTTTATCGGCAGGAATGAATTGGACGAGGGTCAATTCACCTCCACAACGGAGTCGGACGACTTTCCCAATTGCTTCATGATCTCCCGCGAGTCGTTTGCAGCCGCCGGACCATTCGACCATGTGAATTTTCCCATAAGCTATGAGGAATCTGATATCGCCCGCCGAATCAACAGGGCCGGTTTCAGGATCCTCTTTAATCCAGCCGCCAAAGTATGGCATGATATTGAACCACCCATGCCCGGCCAGGGCCGAAACCGGCTGTTCCATTTGGGAGGTCCCTTACGAGCATACTATATGGCCCGGAACCGTATCATTTTCCACCGCAAGTACTCCAATAGGAAGCACTTCGCCATTTTCGTTATTAGCTTCCTTTGGCTGTTCACCGTATTCTATTTGAGAATCATTTTGCTGAATTCAGACAAACGGGCAGGAGAAAGAATTCGTATCGCCTCAGGATATTTGAGAGGAGTAGTTGACGGCTTATCCAACCGGGTCGAAACGCCCCTCTGA